From a region of the Mycolicibacterium sp. MU0050 genome:
- a CDS encoding DUF4229 domain-containing protein codes for MAEERSTGAMVLDILVYTAARLVLAGALVALIFFGAHWVGVGDIPLVVAFLFAIVIALPLGIWLFAPLRRRATASIAAVDERRRRDREQLQARLRGEEPPQE; via the coding sequence GTGGCTGAAGAACGCTCCACCGGCGCAATGGTGCTCGACATCCTCGTCTACACGGCCGCGCGCCTGGTCTTGGCGGGTGCGCTGGTCGCGCTCATCTTCTTCGGCGCCCACTGGGTCGGGGTCGGGGACATCCCTCTGGTGGTGGCGTTCCTGTTCGCCATCGTGATCGCGCTGCCGCTGGGCATCTGGCTGTTCGCGCCGCTGCGTCGGCGCGCCACGGCCAGCATCGCCGCGGTCGACGAACGTCGTCGCCGCGACCGCGAGCAGTTGCAGGCTCGGCTGCGCGGCGAGGAACCGCCCCAGGAGTAG